One window of the Methanomassiliicoccaceae archaeon DOK genome contains the following:
- a CDS encoding type II toxin-antitoxin system RelE/ParE family toxin produces the protein MTEYDVRLHRGAIADLSMIVRYIRDDLGSPMAADTFLNQAVEAMNSLASMPERNPVVHDLGTDEVTFRWMPVKNFDLIYHVDQTRHRVYVVGVVYARASEDTIKLRIARIIGTMDDSQGVR, from the coding sequence TTGACCGAATACGATGTCAGACTACATCGTGGAGCCATCGCCGATCTCAGCATGATTGTCAGATACATACGTGATGATCTCGGGAGCCCGATGGCTGCAGACACGTTCCTAAACCAGGCCGTGGAAGCTATGAACTCCTTGGCATCAATGCCTGAGAGGAATCCTGTGGTGCATGATCTCGGCACCGACGAAGTGACCTTCAGATGGATGCCGGTCAAGAACTTCGATCTCATCTACCATGTGGATCAGACCAGGCATAGGGTGTATGTCGTCGGAGTCGTGTACGCGAGGGCGTCTGAGGATACGATCAAACTGAGGATCGCCCGGATTATCGGCACCATGGATGACAGTCAAGGTGTTCGCTGA
- a CDS encoding GntR family transcriptional regulator has product MEIIISNSSGKPIYEQITDQVKSQIMSGQLKAGDPLPSMRALAQSLRISLITTKRAYNDLEAEGFIETVAGKGSFVAAQDPGLLREANLRLAEEHVRRAVEVAKRGGITSEELTEMVQILYESD; this is encoded by the coding sequence ATGGAGATCATCATCAGCAACTCCAGCGGGAAACCGATCTACGAGCAGATCACCGACCAGGTGAAGAGCCAGATAATGAGCGGACAGCTGAAGGCGGGAGACCCCCTTCCCAGCATGCGCGCACTGGCACAGAGCCTGAGGATCAGCCTCATCACCACCAAGAGGGCCTACAACGACCTCGAGGCGGAAGGTTTCATCGAGACGGTCGCCGGCAAGGGAAGCTTCGTCGCTGCCCAGGACCCGGGTCTCCTCCGCGAGGCCAACCTGAGGCTGGCCGAGGAGCACGTCCGCAGGGCTGTGGAGGTCGCCAAGCGTGGCGGCATCACCAGCGAGGAGCTGACAGAGATGGTCCAAATCCTGTACGAGAGTGATTGA
- a CDS encoding VOC family protein translates to MAFVHTTIHVTDLDRSIAFYGRIGMDVSRRFGPPGHEIAFLGDGPTKLELVADGKGGVDYPEISIGFTSGDAGRLARDVDENFVGPVTPAPGVEFYFVKDPDGYTVQILQE, encoded by the coding sequence ATGGCATTCGTGCACACCACGATTCACGTGACCGATCTCGACAGGAGCATCGCCTTCTACGGCAGGATCGGGATGGACGTGTCCCGGAGGTTCGGGCCGCCCGGACACGAGATCGCGTTCCTGGGCGACGGCCCTACGAAGCTGGAGCTGGTGGCAGACGGGAAAGGGGGTGTGGACTACCCCGAGATATCAATAGGGTTCACCAGCGGCGACGCTGGGAGGCTCGCCAGGGATGTCGATGAGAATTTCGTGGGGCCTGTGACCCCGGCCCCGGGAGTCGAGTTCTATTTCGTGAAGGACCCGGACGGGTACACCGTCCAGATCCTCCAGGAGTGA
- a CDS encoding ATP-binding cassette domain-containing protein: protein MDNAVEIKGLNKSFGSFELRDVSFDIPRGYVVGLIGENGAGKTTLIKCLTGANLPDSGNIRINGEDRAARPGEIGVVFDECHFFQQMSGRQIGRTMSGLFPKWNQESYERMMSSFGIDLDKKLKDYSRGMRMKVQVAVALSHSPDIVLMDEATAGMDPAARDEFLDIVMEYMQDESHSVLMSSHITTDLERIADYIVFIHKGRVVFNDSKDSILENYGIVRGSASKVLSIGEENIVSTRKDDYGMSALVSDRNGIKEAYPELVVDPASLDDIMVMVIRGESS from the coding sequence TTGGACAACGCAGTCGAGATAAAGGGGCTCAACAAGTCCTTCGGTTCATTTGAACTGAGAGACGTGAGCTTCGACATACCCAGAGGGTATGTGGTGGGACTCATAGGGGAGAACGGCGCAGGCAAGACCACATTGATCAAATGCCTCACCGGAGCCAACCTGCCTGATTCCGGTAACATCAGAATCAACGGAGAGGATCGCGCAGCCAGGCCAGGTGAGATAGGGGTCGTGTTCGACGAGTGCCATTTCTTCCAGCAGATGAGCGGCAGACAGATCGGCAGAACCATGTCGGGACTGTTCCCCAAGTGGAACCAGGAGTCCTATGAGAGGATGATGTCCTCATTCGGGATAGACCTGGACAAGAAGCTCAAGGATTACTCCCGCGGTATGAGGATGAAGGTCCAGGTCGCCGTAGCTCTCTCCCACAGCCCAGACATAGTGCTGATGGACGAGGCCACCGCAGGCATGGATCCAGCGGCGAGAGACGAGTTTCTGGACATCGTGATGGAGTATATGCAGGACGAATCCCACTCCGTACTGATGTCCTCCCACATCACCACCGACCTTGAGAGGATCGCGGACTACATCGTGTTCATCCACAAGGGAAGGGTCGTGTTCAATGATTCCAAGGATTCGATCCTCGAGAACTACGGCATCGTCAGGGGAAGCGCATCCAAGGTGCTTTCCATCGGGGAAGAGAACATCGTCAGCACCAGGAAGGACGACTACGGGATGTCCGCCCTGGTCTCCGACAGGAACGGGATAAAGGAGGCCTATCCGGAACTTGTGGTCGACCCCGCGTCCCTAGACGACATCATGGTCATGGTCATCAGAGGTGAGAGCTCATGA
- the thiS gene encoding sulfur carrier protein ThiS, with amino-acid sequence MIVTVNGIGTEVPEGTTAEGLLDLLGHRTDRVAMEIDGTICPRGERGTTVLAPGQSIEIVSFVGGG; translated from the coding sequence ATGATCGTCACAGTCAACGGCATCGGGACTGAGGTCCCCGAGGGCACCACCGCCGAGGGCCTCCTGGACCTGTTAGGCCACAGGACCGACAGGGTCGCGATGGAGATCGACGGCACGATCTGCCCCCGGGGAGAGCGCGGAACGACCGTGCTCGCACCCGGACAGAGCATCGAGATCGTCAGCTTCGTGGGCGGCGGATGA
- the argH gene encoding argininosuccinate lyase: MDDSTLAFTSSLDVDSHLAFYDVMGSLAHVRMLKKCGVIPAEDADKIISGLKDILVKVKDGIFEFDYSLEDVHTCIEFSLTQAIGPAGGKLHTGRSRNDQVATDFRMYLRDDALKAAEAVNGLMMALVKVAEDNGDAVMPGFTHMQHAQPVTLAQHMLAHAFKFSRDADRFLDAFRRMDKCPLGAAALAGTTYPIDRRMTAEALAFREPTENSMDSVSDRDFVTELAYCAAQTAVHLSSLCEELVLWSSQEFGFIEMDDRYTTGSSIMPQKKNPDIAELVRGKTGAVVGALMTMITMTKGLPLTYNRDLQEDKRPVMDSMATVIASAQMMSKVVSTTSFHRDRMLEVTSRGQINATDLADYLVTKGVPFREAHGIVGAAVRHSIDTGRNLEDMTLEELRQFSDRIEQDVYDILPVVRCVERRNSYGGTSPQSTDVQISKAIEQIMLRDEVIRQENQLIENCWKALLD; the protein is encoded by the coding sequence ATGGACGACTCCACCCTGGCCTTCACCTCCTCCCTCGACGTGGACTCCCACCTGGCGTTCTACGACGTCATGGGGTCACTCGCCCATGTGAGGATGCTGAAGAAGTGCGGAGTCATACCTGCCGAGGACGCGGACAAGATAATATCCGGACTCAAGGACATCCTCGTCAAAGTGAAGGACGGCATCTTCGAGTTCGACTACTCCCTGGAGGACGTCCACACCTGCATCGAGTTCAGCCTCACCCAGGCGATCGGCCCCGCCGGAGGCAAGCTGCACACCGGCAGGAGCAGGAACGACCAGGTCGCGACGGACTTCAGGATGTACCTGAGGGACGACGCCCTCAAGGCCGCCGAGGCGGTCAACGGGCTCATGATGGCCCTGGTCAAGGTGGCCGAGGACAACGGCGATGCCGTGATGCCCGGATTCACCCACATGCAGCACGCCCAGCCGGTGACCCTGGCCCAGCACATGCTGGCCCACGCCTTCAAGTTCTCCCGCGACGCCGACAGGTTCCTCGACGCGTTCAGGAGGATGGACAAGTGCCCCCTGGGTGCTGCCGCGCTCGCCGGGACCACGTATCCCATAGACAGGCGCATGACCGCAGAGGCGCTGGCGTTCAGGGAGCCCACGGAGAACTCCATGGACTCGGTCAGCGACAGGGACTTCGTCACAGAGCTGGCGTACTGCGCCGCCCAGACCGCCGTCCACCTGTCCAGCCTCTGCGAGGAGCTGGTGCTCTGGTCGTCCCAGGAGTTCGGCTTCATCGAGATGGACGACAGGTACACCACCGGATCGTCCATCATGCCCCAGAAGAAGAACCCCGACATCGCGGAGCTCGTCCGCGGGAAGACGGGTGCTGTCGTCGGGGCGCTGATGACCATGATCACCATGACCAAGGGTCTCCCCCTGACGTACAACCGCGACCTGCAGGAGGACAAGCGCCCGGTCATGGATTCGATGGCGACGGTCATCGCCAGCGCCCAGATGATGTCCAAGGTCGTCTCCACCACCTCGTTCCACAGGGACAGAATGCTCGAGGTCACCAGCAGGGGGCAGATCAACGCCACCGACCTGGCCGACTACCTCGTCACCAAGGGCGTCCCGTTCCGCGAGGCGCATGGGATCGTCGGTGCCGCCGTCAGGCACAGCATCGACACCGGCAGGAACCTGGAGGACATGACCCTCGAGGAGCTCAGACAGTTCTCCGACAGGATCGAGCAGGACGTCTATGACATCCTCCCGGTGGTCAGGTGCGTCGAGCGCAGGAACTCCTACGGAGGAACCTCCCCGCAGTCCACCGACGTCCAGATCTCCAAGGCCATAGAGCAGATCATGCTCAGGGACGAGGTCATCAGACAGGAGAACCAGCTCATAGAGAACTGCTGGAAGGCCCTTCTGGACTGA
- a CDS encoding argininosuccinate synthase — translation MAACKSKAKSAEKKAERDKVVLAYSGGLDTSVAIHWLQEKYNVDVIAIAINVGQPPSKDDIVARALRNGAIKADYIDVTDEFVTDYVWPSLKANALYQNVYPLSTAIARPLIAKKLVEVAKAEGAKFIAHGCTAKGNDQVRFDVGIVSQDPNMKIIAPMREWITTREEEIEYAKQNGIEIIVKKESPYSRDENLWGSSCECGILEDPWAEPPADVWENTVDPEKAPDEPEYIEIKFEQGIPVALNGRKMGGVKLIEKLDKIAGAHGVGRIDHVEDRLMGIKSRETYECPAAVTLIKAHQALEAMTLPRDTIEFKRGIEQKFCQLVYDGLWFGGLMEPIQAFVDKTQEFVTGTVRVKLYKGSATVVGRKSPYSMYDEGLSTYAEGDVFDHNSATGFIYVWGLPGRTAAKSHAVKKK, via the coding sequence ATGGCAGCCTGCAAATCCAAAGCCAAGAGTGCAGAGAAGAAAGCCGAGAGAGACAAGGTCGTCCTCGCCTATTCCGGCGGACTGGACACCTCCGTCGCCATCCACTGGCTCCAGGAGAAGTACAACGTCGACGTCATCGCAATCGCGATCAACGTCGGACAGCCCCCCAGCAAGGACGACATCGTCGCCCGCGCCCTCAGGAACGGCGCCATCAAGGCGGACTACATCGACGTGACCGACGAGTTCGTCACCGACTACGTCTGGCCCTCCCTGAAGGCCAACGCCCTGTACCAGAACGTCTACCCCCTGAGCACGGCCATCGCCAGACCCCTGATCGCCAAGAAGCTGGTCGAGGTCGCCAAGGCCGAGGGCGCCAAGTTCATCGCCCACGGATGCACCGCCAAAGGAAACGACCAGGTCAGGTTCGACGTCGGAATCGTCTCCCAGGACCCCAACATGAAGATCATCGCCCCCATGCGCGAGTGGATCACCACCAGAGAGGAGGAGATCGAGTACGCCAAGCAGAACGGCATCGAGATCATCGTGAAGAAGGAGAGCCCCTACTCCAGGGACGAGAACCTCTGGGGCAGCTCCTGCGAGTGCGGAATCCTCGAGGACCCCTGGGCCGAGCCCCCGGCAGATGTCTGGGAGAACACCGTGGACCCCGAGAAGGCACCCGACGAGCCCGAGTACATCGAGATCAAGTTCGAGCAGGGAATCCCCGTCGCCCTCAACGGAAGGAAGATGGGCGGTGTCAAGCTCATCGAGAAGCTGGACAAGATCGCCGGAGCCCACGGCGTCGGAAGGATCGACCACGTCGAGGACCGCCTCATGGGAATCAAGAGCCGCGAGACCTACGAGTGCCCCGCAGCCGTCACCCTGATCAAGGCCCACCAGGCCCTGGAGGCCATGACCCTGCCCAGGGACACCATCGAGTTCAAGCGCGGAATCGAGCAGAAGTTCTGCCAGCTGGTCTACGACGGACTCTGGTTCGGAGGACTCATGGAGCCCATCCAGGCATTCGTCGACAAGACACAGGAGTTCGTCACCGGAACCGTCCGCGTGAAGCTCTACAAGGGAAGCGCCACCGTCGTCGGCAGGAAGTCCCCGTACTCCATGTACGACGAGGGACTCAGCACCTACGCCGAGGGAGACGTCTTCGACCACAACTCCGCGACCGGGTTCATTTACGTCTGGGGACTCCCCGGAAGGACCGCCGCGAAGAGCCACGCCGTCAAGAAGAAGTGA
- a CDS encoding thiazole synthase gives MSDDLIIGGHRFKSRFILGSGKFSLDITRAVIENGGVEMATLAVRRASSPGEGNILDSMPDGITLLPNTSGARNAEEAVRIARLARELGCGDFVKIEIIRDTKYLLPDNCETIRAVRMLADEGFIPMPYMMPDLTAARAMADAGAAAIMPLGAPIGSNRGLLTRDFVKMIVEEVDLPVIVDAGIGRPSQACEAMEIGCAAVMANTAVATAKDIPGMARAFRMAIEAGRLAYLSGPGRVLEGRAEASSPLTGFLRE, from the coding sequence ATGTCGGACGATCTCATCATCGGGGGACACAGGTTCAAATCAAGGTTCATTCTGGGCTCGGGGAAGTTCTCGCTGGACATCACCCGCGCCGTCATCGAGAACGGAGGGGTGGAGATGGCCACCCTTGCTGTCCGCAGGGCCAGCTCACCCGGCGAGGGGAACATCCTCGACAGCATGCCCGATGGCATCACCCTGCTCCCCAACACGTCCGGGGCCAGGAACGCCGAGGAGGCCGTCCGCATAGCCAGGCTCGCCAGGGAGCTCGGGTGCGGGGACTTCGTGAAGATAGAGATCATCCGCGACACCAAGTACCTCCTGCCGGACAACTGCGAGACGATAAGGGCGGTGAGGATGCTGGCCGATGAGGGCTTCATCCCCATGCCGTACATGATGCCGGACCTGACGGCGGCCAGGGCCATGGCCGACGCTGGCGCGGCCGCGATCATGCCCCTCGGCGCCCCCATAGGGTCCAACAGGGGCCTCCTCACCAGGGACTTCGTCAAGATGATCGTCGAGGAGGTCGACCTCCCCGTGATAGTCGACGCCGGGATCGGGAGGCCCTCCCAGGCCTGCGAGGCCATGGAGATCGGGTGCGCAGCGGTCATGGCGAACACCGCCGTCGCCACAGCCAAGGACATCCCCGGGATGGCGAGGGCCTTCAGGATGGCGATAGAGGCCGGTAGGCTGGCTTACCTCTCCGGACCCGGCAGGGTCCTGGAGGGCAGGGCCGAGGCCTCCAGCCCGTTGACCGGGTTCCTCAGGGAGTGA
- the thiE gene encoding thiamine phosphate synthase, protein MFDLYVVTDSQLSRGRSDAEVARMAYEGGADVVQLRMKNADGGAMLEQANLIRQYADEMCRLFIVNDRVDIAMASGADGVHLGQSDIPLETARRLMGDDAIIGISVDNVEQAVAAEEGGADYVGVGAVFRTSTKPDAMQGVGLGAVFEVRQAVDIPVVAIGGINRGNIQDVIRAGADSAAVVSAVVAQNDVAAAAHELRDLILKVRPHIPPEFL, encoded by the coding sequence ATGTTCGATCTGTACGTCGTCACGGACAGCCAGCTGTCCAGGGGCCGCAGCGACGCCGAGGTTGCCAGGATGGCATACGAGGGCGGGGCTGACGTGGTCCAGCTCAGAATGAAGAACGCCGATGGAGGGGCTATGCTGGAGCAGGCCAACCTGATCCGCCAGTACGCCGACGAGATGTGCAGACTATTCATAGTGAATGACAGGGTCGACATCGCCATGGCATCCGGCGCGGACGGCGTCCACCTGGGACAGTCTGACATCCCCCTGGAGACGGCCAGGAGGCTGATGGGGGACGACGCCATCATCGGGATCTCAGTCGACAACGTGGAGCAGGCCGTGGCCGCAGAGGAGGGCGGGGCCGACTACGTCGGTGTCGGGGCCGTGTTCCGGACGAGCACCAAGCCGGACGCCATGCAGGGCGTCGGCCTCGGAGCCGTATTCGAGGTCAGGCAGGCGGTGGACATACCCGTGGTGGCCATCGGAGGCATCAACCGCGGGAACATACAGGACGTCATCAGGGCGGGGGCGGACTCCGCCGCCGTGGTCTCCGCCGTCGTCGCACAGAACGACGTCGCCGCCGCGGCCCATGAGCTCAGGGACCTGATACTCAAGGTCAGACCGCACATACCACCGGAGTTCCTCTGA
- the thiD gene encoding bifunctional hydroxymethylpyrimidine kinase/phosphomethylpyrimidine kinase, protein MRTALTVAGSDSIGGAGIQADVKAMSVVGVHAASVITAVTAQNTCGVDGILPIPEEFIKAQLEAVLKDCDIKAVKTGMLYSAEIVGTVADILEDHEMPLIVDPVMVSGTGSSLSDDGYASALKKKLLPMCELVTPNKHEAEVLAKMKIKTRDDLMLACELIGKQGSSVLMKGGHFNTPTVVDYLYLSSEFTKMEYPRLRKAGHGSGCVLSSFITANMAKGLDIVNAVLKSRELIQESISSQYAIGKGDVVVNTMVKLKGDTDKFQILDALDAAAAKIVDTVPDELVPKGGMNIAMALKDAAGPEEIAAIDKRMVVHNGILRKNGPAKFGTAEGLSYILLTVMKHSPETRCIMSIAYGDDIMDVMEEVGMTSVTAEMGKDKFSEATEKALRKCKGIPDAIVDKGPKKDRVIRILAKDTEDMLAKLEEIL, encoded by the coding sequence ATGAGAACCGCACTCACAGTGGCGGGCTCTGACTCCATCGGAGGCGCGGGCATCCAGGCCGATGTCAAGGCCATGTCCGTCGTCGGGGTCCACGCCGCTTCAGTAATCACAGCCGTCACGGCGCAGAACACCTGCGGGGTAGACGGCATCCTCCCCATACCGGAGGAGTTCATCAAGGCGCAGCTGGAGGCTGTGCTCAAGGACTGCGACATCAAGGCAGTCAAGACTGGTATGCTCTACAGCGCGGAGATCGTCGGAACCGTGGCGGACATCCTGGAGGACCATGAGATGCCGCTCATCGTCGACCCCGTCATGGTGTCCGGCACGGGATCGTCCCTGTCGGATGACGGATACGCATCGGCGCTGAAGAAGAAGCTCCTGCCGATGTGCGAGCTCGTCACACCGAACAAACACGAGGCCGAGGTCCTGGCGAAGATGAAGATCAAGACGAGGGACGACCTTATGCTCGCCTGCGAGCTCATAGGCAAGCAGGGATCGTCTGTCCTGATGAAGGGCGGACACTTCAACACGCCCACCGTCGTGGACTACCTCTACCTGTCCTCCGAGTTCACGAAGATGGAGTACCCCCGTCTGAGGAAGGCGGGCCACGGAAGCGGATGCGTCCTGTCCTCGTTCATCACAGCGAATATGGCCAAGGGACTGGACATCGTCAACGCCGTCCTGAAGTCCAGGGAACTCATCCAGGAGTCCATATCGTCTCAGTACGCCATAGGGAAAGGGGACGTTGTGGTCAACACCATGGTCAAGCTCAAGGGCGATACGGACAAGTTCCAGATCCTCGACGCCCTGGACGCGGCGGCCGCTAAGATCGTGGACACCGTGCCTGACGAACTGGTCCCCAAGGGCGGCATGAACATCGCCATGGCCCTGAAGGACGCGGCGGGACCCGAGGAGATCGCCGCCATAGACAAGAGGATGGTCGTCCACAACGGGATACTGAGGAAGAACGGACCCGCCAAGTTCGGCACCGCCGAGGGGCTGTCCTACATCCTCCTGACCGTCATGAAGCACAGTCCGGAGACCCGCTGCATCATGAGCATCGCCTACGGCGACGACATCATGGACGTCATGGAGGAGGTCGGGATGACCTCGGTCACCGCCGAGATGGGCAAGGACAAGTTCTCCGAGGCCACGGAGAAGGCCCTCAGAAAGTGCAAGGGCATCCCCGACGCCATCGTCGACAAGGGTCCCAAGAAGGACAGGGTGATCAGGATCCTGGCCAAGGACACCGAGGACATGCTGGCGAAGCTAGAGGAGATCCTCTGA
- the thiH gene encoding 2-iminoacetate synthase ThiH, whose amino-acid sequence MDYLDNMEMLDSGIMDTVLGETSAYDPGSFSERDVMDALEGECGIDGFAALLSPAAEPHLEEMAERARDETRRHFGNSVCLFTPLYVSNYCSNECVYCGFNCRNRINRAALDLEGVAKELDAIAATGLKEVLILTGESRARSDVGYIGECVRLASERFSTVGIEVYPMNSDEYAHIHDCGADYVTVFQETYDPIRYEQLHLAGPKRIFSYRFDAQERALRGGMRGVAFGTLLGLRDDFRKDAFACGLHAMEIQRHYPHAETSMSLPRLRPAGGVDNHVAVTEAQLLQVSLAYRIFLPFAGQTISTRERPVFRDGIVGLSATKISAGVSVGIGEHSGEAHGDGQFVISDPRDLAEITEALRRKGLQPVMTDYVRT is encoded by the coding sequence ATGGACTACTTGGACAACATGGAGATGCTCGACTCGGGGATAATGGACACCGTGCTCGGGGAGACCTCCGCCTACGACCCGGGGTCGTTCTCAGAGAGGGACGTCATGGACGCCCTGGAGGGCGAGTGCGGGATCGACGGCTTCGCCGCGCTCCTGTCCCCTGCGGCCGAGCCCCACCTAGAGGAGATGGCGGAGAGGGCCAGGGACGAGACCCGCAGGCACTTCGGGAACTCCGTTTGCCTATTCACCCCGCTCTACGTGTCCAACTACTGCTCGAACGAGTGCGTGTACTGCGGGTTCAACTGCAGGAACCGCATCAACAGGGCCGCGCTTGACCTGGAGGGTGTCGCGAAGGAGCTCGATGCCATCGCAGCCACCGGTCTGAAGGAGGTCCTCATCCTGACCGGCGAATCCAGGGCGAGATCGGACGTGGGCTACATCGGCGAGTGCGTGAGACTCGCCTCCGAGAGGTTCTCGACCGTCGGCATCGAGGTGTACCCCATGAACTCCGACGAGTACGCGCACATCCACGACTGCGGCGCCGACTACGTGACCGTCTTCCAGGAGACCTACGACCCCATCAGGTACGAGCAGCTCCACCTCGCCGGACCCAAGAGGATCTTCTCGTACAGGTTCGACGCCCAGGAGAGGGCGCTCAGGGGCGGGATGAGGGGCGTGGCGTTCGGCACCCTCCTGGGGCTCCGTGACGACTTCAGGAAGGATGCGTTCGCCTGCGGACTGCACGCGATGGAGATCCAGAGGCACTACCCCCACGCGGAGACCTCCATGTCCCTGCCCAGGCTCAGGCCCGCGGGCGGGGTCGACAACCACGTGGCCGTCACGGAGGCGCAGCTGCTGCAGGTCTCGCTGGCGTACCGCATTTTCCTGCCGTTCGCGGGACAGACCATATCCACCCGCGAGCGCCCAGTGTTCCGCGACGGGATCGTCGGACTGAGCGCAACAAAGATATCCGCAGGAGTCAGTGTTGGTATCGGCGAGCACAGCGGAGAGGCTCACGGAGACGGCCAGTTCGTCATCTCGGACCCGAGGGACCTGGCCGAGATAACCGAGGCGCTTCGCCGCAAGGGGCTCCAGCCAGTGATGACGGACTACGTGAGAACATGA
- a CDS encoding thiamine phosphate synthase: MIVITARNLCARPFLEQVGLLAAAHPEMIILREKDLSDDELLSLAAQCLEICERHNVPLAINSNMEVARELNICRIHLPMQLMKETEDFGDFSLVGASVHSVEQAKEAEDLGADYVLAGHVYHTACKDSDPRGVPFLEAICDAVDIPVYGVGGITPDNYPEVMRCGAAGAAVMSSAMTEQEPSELVQRLSRRIE, from the coding sequence ATGATAGTGATAACAGCTAGGAATCTCTGCGCGAGGCCGTTCCTGGAGCAGGTAGGACTGCTCGCGGCGGCCCATCCGGAGATGATAATACTCAGGGAGAAGGACCTCAGCGACGACGAGCTGCTCTCCCTGGCGGCCCAGTGCCTGGAGATCTGCGAGAGGCACAACGTCCCGCTTGCCATCAACTCCAACATGGAGGTCGCAAGGGAGCTGAACATCTGCAGGATCCACCTTCCCATGCAGCTGATGAAGGAGACCGAGGACTTTGGCGACTTCTCCCTCGTCGGCGCCTCGGTCCACTCCGTGGAGCAGGCGAAGGAGGCGGAGGACCTCGGGGCGGACTACGTGCTCGCGGGGCACGTCTACCACACCGCCTGCAAGGACTCCGACCCGCGCGGCGTGCCGTTCCTGGAGGCCATCTGCGACGCGGTCGACATCCCGGTTTACGGCGTCGGCGGCATCACCCCGGACAACTACCCGGAGGTCATGAGGTGCGGTGCCGCGGGTGCGGCGGTGATGTCCTCGGCGATGACCGAGCAGGAACCGTCGGAGCTCGTCCAGAGGCTGTCCCGCAGGATAGAGTGA
- a CDS encoding radical SAM protein, which yields MSILYRYGSTYYINMTNRCPCRCVFCVRDSTPRLGDADSLWLDHEPTVDEVMEELRKVDLSKSREVVFCGYGEPTERFEDVLECARRIKAEFGKPVRLDTNGLGSLINGRDIVPEMEGVIDSVSISLNAPNSDEYQEVSRPSFGEAAYPAVLEFIRECRERISGVTVSVVGGSISQESEDECARMAQEMNVRFRVR from the coding sequence ATGAGCATCCTCTACCGCTACGGGAGCACCTACTACATCAACATGACAAACAGGTGCCCATGCAGATGCGTCTTCTGTGTCAGGGACTCCACGCCCCGGCTGGGCGACGCCGATTCCCTGTGGCTCGACCACGAGCCCACGGTCGACGAGGTAATGGAGGAGCTCAGGAAGGTGGACCTCTCCAAATCCAGGGAGGTCGTCTTCTGCGGATACGGGGAGCCGACGGAGAGGTTCGAGGACGTCCTGGAGTGCGCCAGGAGGATCAAGGCGGAGTTCGGGAAGCCCGTCCGTCTAGACACCAACGGCCTCGGGAGCCTCATCAACGGCAGGGACATCGTTCCGGAGATGGAGGGGGTCATAGACTCGGTGTCCATCAGCCTCAACGCGCCGAACTCAGATGAGTACCAGGAGGTGAGCAGGCCCTCCTTCGGTGAGGCAGCCTATCCCGCTGTGCTGGAGTTCATCAGGGAGTGCAGGGAGCGCATCTCCGGAGTGACGGTATCCGTCGTCGGAGGCTCGATCAGCCAGGAGTCCGAGGACGAGTGCGCCCGCATGGCCCAGGAGATGAACGTCAGGTTCAGGGTCAGGTGA
- the thiF gene encoding sulfur carrier protein ThiS adenylyltransferase ThiF, with product MRQSPLPREASERLAQAKVGVAGCGGMGSHVATALARTGVGRMVIADFDTVDPTNLFRQYYVPSDVGRRKTEALSENLLRIEPDLDLEVFDGEVTEENACDVFSGCDVVCECFDRPDMKAMLVESILSGTSGAVVVSCSGMAGFGSSNLIATERRMSRLYVCGDGFSESDEGPGLTAARVMVCAGHVANMAVRIVLGDDKP from the coding sequence ATGAGACAGTCACCGCTCCCGCGGGAAGCATCAGAGCGTCTGGCACAGGCGAAGGTCGGGGTGGCCGGATGCGGCGGGATGGGCTCCCACGTGGCTACCGCCCTGGCCCGCACCGGCGTCGGCCGCATGGTAATAGCCGACTTCGACACCGTGGACCCTACCAATCTGTTCCGCCAGTACTACGTCCCGTCCGACGTCGGGAGGAGGAAGACCGAGGCGCTGTCGGAGAATCTCCTGAGGATCGAACCGGACCTCGACCTGGAGGTGTTCGACGGGGAGGTCACGGAAGAGAACGCCTGCGACGTCTTCTCCGGATGCGATGTCGTCTGCGAGTGCTTCGACCGCCCGGATATGAAGGCCATGCTCGTGGAGTCCATCCTGTCTGGCACATCAGGAGCCGTCGTGGTCTCGTGCTCCGGGATGGCGGGATTCGGTAGCTCCAACCTGATCGCCACCGAGAGGCGCATGTCGCGCCTGTACGTGTGCGGGGACGGGTTCTCGGAATCCGACGAGGGGCCGGGCCTGACCGCGGCGAGGGTCATGGTGTGCGCGGGCCACGTCGCCAACATGGCCGTCCGCATTGTCCTCGGAGACGACAAACCGTAA